One stretch of Zingiber officinale cultivar Zhangliang chromosome 6B, Zo_v1.1, whole genome shotgun sequence DNA includes these proteins:
- the LOC121989219 gene encoding cytochrome P450 709B1-like translates to MGLVLGALSLVLISILGRILFRQIWRPYAITNDFRKQGVTGPSYRFWSGSIEEIKSLKKAGSDLILENDCHDITKRVIVHYREWIPRYGETFLFWIRSEPRICVSDVQMVKQILSNKSGFFHKMEVPPSVLSLFGKGLVLVEGEEWERHRRVVNPAFAIDKLKLLTKTMAECTKTMIDAWLYETNTEQDRRKEIDVAERFQELTADVISHTAFGSSYKEGKEVFLAQRKLQFLVAASFLKLTFPGSKYYPTKNNLQKWKLERIIRNTLISIIKSRLDSKDGSGFGNDLLGLMLEASRVQDNELLSMNEIIDECKTFFFAGQETTSHLLAWAMFLLSSNQDWQERVRDEVIEYCGNEIPNPEMLSKLKLVTMVLLETLRLYGPIVLLGRKTAKDISFRNINIPKDTNLMIPIAMIHRNMKLWGADANEFNPLRFENGVSKAATHPNALLSFSIGPRACIGQNFAMLEAKMVLAMILQQFQFTLSPKYKHAPVDVITLQPKFGLPIILKPLLV, encoded by the exons ATGGGATTGGTTTTGGGAGCTCTGTCGTTGGTGCTCATCTCGATCCTAGGGAGGATCCTTTTCCGGCAGATTTGGCGGCCCTACGCGATCACAAATGACTTCAGGAAGCAAGGTGTGACCGGCCCGAGTTACAGATTTTGGTCGGGATCCATCGAGGAGATCAAAAGTTTGAAGAAAGCCGGAAGCGACTTGATTCTCGAAAACGACTGTCATGATATCACCAAAAGAGTTATCGTGCACTACCGCGAGTGGATCCCTCGATATG GGGAAACATTTTTGTTCTGGATTAGATCGGAACCCAGGATTTGTGTGAGTGACGTGCAGATGGTCAAGCAGATTTTGTCAAACAAGTCTGGCTTCTTCCACAAGATGGAAGTGCCTCCCAGCGTTTTGTCCCTCTTCGGTAAGGGATTGGTGTTGGTGGAAGGAGAAGAGTGGGAGAGACATCGCAGGGTTGTCAACCCTGCTTTCGCCATTGACAAACTCAAG CTCCTAACGAAAACAATGGCGGAATGCACTAAAACAATGATTGATGCATGGCTATACGAAACAAATACAGAACAAGATCGAAGAAAGGAAATCGATGTCGCAGAACGCTTCCAAGAATTGACAGCAGATGTGATCTCTCACACAGCATTTGGAAGCAGTTACAAAGAGGGAAAGGAAGTGTTCTTAGCCCAAAGAAAACTTCAATTTCTGGTCGCAGCTTCATTTCTGAAACTGACCTTCCCTGGATCCAA GTACTACCCTACAAAGAACAATTTGCAAAAGTGGAAGTTAGAACGAATAATCAGAAACACACTGATAAGCATCATAAAGAGTAGATTGGACTCCAAGGATGGTTCTGGATTTGGAAATGATCTACTTGGATTGATGTTAGAAGCGAGTCGAGTGCAAGATAACGAACTACTGAGCATGAATGAGATTATAGATGAGTGCAAGACCTTCTTTTTTGCGGGGCAAGAGACAACTTCACATTTGCTAGCTTGGGCTATGTTCTTGTTGAGCTCAAACCAAGATTGGCAAGAGAGGGTTAGGGATGAAGTGATCGAATATTGTGGAAATGAGATTCCGAATCCTGAAATGCTCAGCAAGTTGAAGTTG GTCACCATGGTGCTCCTTGAAACATTGAGGCTCTATGGCCCGATAGTATTGTTAGGACGAAAGACTGCTAAAGATATTAGTTTCAGAAACATAAACATACCAAAGGACACTAATTTGATGATCCCGATAGCGATGATTCACAGGAATATGAAGCTTTGGGGAGCTGATGCTAATGAATTCAATCCTCTTAGGTTCGAGAATGGGGTTTCAAAGGCTGCTACGCATCCAAATGCATTGCTTTCATTCTCAATCGGACCGCGTGCTTGCATTGGACAAAATTTCGCCATGTTGGAAGCTAAGATGGTGCTCGCGATGATCCTGCAACAGTTCCAATTTACCTTGTCGCCTAAGTACAAGCATGCTCCTGTCGATGTGATCACATTGCAACCTAAATTTGGGCTCCCTATTATCTTAAAGCCCTTGCTTGTCTGA